One window of Arthrobacter oryzae genomic DNA carries:
- a CDS encoding HAD-IIA family hydrolase → MSGASLISRFDALLSDLDGVVYAGPHAIPGAVEALRQLAGIDVGLGYVTNNASRTPAQVAAHLRELGAPADDEQVVSSSQAAGELLAGLLPAGARVLVTGSPALAHEVELVGLTPVRSAQDNPVAVVQGFNPEIGWKDLAEASYVIAGGALWVATNTDMSIPQARGIAPGNGTLVAAVAAATGQRPLVAGKPEAPLFRTAARRLTSDRPLVVGDRLDTDILGGNNAGFATVAVLTGVDTRESILAARTAERPDYLINDLSDLYRPYPAVEEHDGGAFRCGASSAVVRGEAVRVTGVPEDLDSWRAACSAWWTANPDADAALAPTVEWLTR, encoded by the coding sequence ATGAGCGGTGCTTCATTGATTTCGAGGTTCGACGCCCTGCTGTCAGACCTTGACGGAGTTGTTTACGCCGGACCCCACGCCATCCCCGGCGCGGTAGAGGCTTTGCGGCAGCTCGCCGGAATCGACGTCGGGCTTGGCTACGTCACCAACAACGCGTCCCGGACGCCCGCGCAGGTGGCTGCCCACTTGCGTGAGCTTGGAGCGCCGGCAGACGACGAGCAGGTGGTCAGTTCCTCGCAGGCTGCCGGCGAGCTGCTGGCGGGCCTCCTTCCGGCCGGCGCGCGGGTCCTGGTGACAGGGAGCCCGGCGCTGGCGCATGAGGTGGAACTGGTGGGACTGACACCCGTCCGCAGCGCCCAGGACAATCCGGTGGCGGTGGTCCAGGGGTTCAACCCCGAGATCGGCTGGAAAGACCTCGCCGAAGCCTCGTACGTCATAGCCGGCGGGGCCCTCTGGGTTGCCACCAACACGGACATGTCCATCCCGCAGGCCCGCGGCATCGCTCCGGGGAACGGGACCCTGGTGGCGGCCGTTGCGGCGGCCACCGGGCAGAGGCCGCTGGTGGCCGGAAAGCCCGAGGCGCCGCTGTTCCGCACCGCCGCCAGGCGGCTCACGTCCGACCGGCCCCTCGTAGTGGGCGACAGGCTGGACACCGACATCCTCGGCGGGAACAATGCCGGGTTCGCCACCGTGGCAGTGCTCACCGGCGTCGACACCCGGGAGTCGATCCTCGCGGCCCGGACGGCGGAACGGCCGGACTACCTGATCAATGACCTCAGCGATCTGTACCGCCCGTACCCGGCCGTGGAAGAGCACGACGGCGGCGCGTTCCGTTGCGGTGCGTCCTCCGCCGTCGTGCGGGGTGAAGCCGTCCGCGTCACCGGGGTTCCGGAGGACCTGGACTCGTGGCGTGCGGCCTGCTCGGCGTGGTGGACGGCCAATCCGGACGCAGACGCTGCCCTGGCCCCAACGGTCGAGTGGCTGACGCGCTGA
- a CDS encoding TlyA family RNA methyltransferase gives MARLDQMLVTRGLARSRTHAARLIAEGKVSSDGAVLAKASHQVDELTPLDIADDGQDSYVSRAGHKLAGALDAFPDVTADGKRCLDAGASTGGFTEVLLRRGADHVVAVDVGHGQLVPQLRNDPRVSVHEGLNVRYMTPDSIGGPAALTVADLSFISLTLVMVPLAACTHPGGDLVLMVKPQFEIGKDRLGRTGVVNSERERRMAVEKVANAALDAGLELHGLAASPLPGQDGNVEYFLWIRRRMTPDLPKIEERDAAVAALLGTIWPNH, from the coding sequence ATGGCAAGGCTTGACCAAATGCTCGTCACCCGGGGACTGGCGCGATCCCGCACGCACGCGGCGCGCCTGATTGCCGAAGGCAAAGTCAGCTCAGACGGCGCAGTGCTGGCCAAAGCATCCCATCAGGTGGACGAGCTCACGCCCCTTGATATCGCCGACGACGGCCAGGACAGCTACGTGAGCCGGGCCGGCCACAAACTCGCCGGAGCACTCGACGCCTTCCCGGACGTCACTGCGGATGGAAAGCGCTGCCTGGACGCCGGCGCCTCCACCGGGGGTTTCACAGAGGTCCTGCTCAGGCGTGGAGCTGACCACGTGGTGGCGGTCGACGTCGGACACGGCCAACTGGTTCCCCAGCTCAGGAACGACCCCCGCGTCTCGGTGCACGAAGGCCTGAACGTGCGCTACATGACTCCGGACTCGATCGGCGGCCCCGCAGCGCTGACGGTCGCTGACCTGTCGTTCATCTCGCTGACCCTGGTCATGGTTCCGCTGGCGGCATGCACGCATCCCGGCGGCGACCTGGTCCTGATGGTCAAGCCCCAGTTCGAGATCGGCAAGGACCGGCTGGGCCGCACCGGCGTGGTGAATTCCGAGCGTGAACGCCGGATGGCGGTGGAAAAAGTCGCCAATGCGGCACTGGACGCAGGGCTGGAATTGCACGGTCTCGCGGCGAGCCCTTTGCCAGGCCAGGACGGAAACGTCGAATACTTCCTGTGGATAAGGCGAAGGATGACCCCGGACTTGCCTAAGATCGAAGAGCGGGACGCAGCCGTTGCTGCGTTGCTCGGAACAATCTGGCCGAACCACTAG